The following is a genomic window from Mustela erminea isolate mMusErm1 chromosome 14, mMusErm1.Pri, whole genome shotgun sequence.
GGACTGATGATACTCTGCGGGTCCTCGGTATGCTTCTCGGGTGCCTCTTGTCAAGAATCAGAACTTAGCTTAAGACACACGCACTTCAATACAGGCAAACAAATTTAGAGACAGCATTTCGGCCACAGGTGGAAAAACATTCTAGGCCAGTATCTAACAGGTTCCCACATAATAACCATAAATAACCATAAATAACCTAAATAAAAGAGGCCATAAATAACCTCTAATTAACAGTTTTGTTGCAGATCTCAAGAAGACAAATATCAAAGAAATGTATGGGTACGAGGTTTAACACAAAGGACCGACCACCCATATGTGCACATGCAGAATCTGTTTGAACATATGATTAGAGCACCTCCGGGCAAACTGTATGATATATTTCTAGAGAAATGTTGCTACTAAATATTTGGATAATATATTCAATGTTTAAAGCTTAATACAAATGAACTATCCACTGAAGTTTGCTGTGTCTAATTAAAACTAATatctaagggagaaaaaaaattaggcaatctctccataaagaaggaaaataactaaGAATTAGTGGTGTTACCTTTATGTATAAATCATACCTACTTAAATTATCTGAATCACCACCTGGGGATCAAAAGATaatgctttgggggcacctgggtggctcagtgggttaagcctctgccttcagctcaggtcatgatctcagggtcctgggatcgagccccacatagggctctctgctcagcggggagcctgcttccctctctctctctacctgcctctctgcctacttgtgatctctctgtcaaataaataaataaaatattaaaaaaaaaaaaagataatgcttTGTAGTTGTGTAACTGACACCAGGGGAATGGTCATGGAACCACTCCAACCCTCCCCTTCACACCACCACTTCTGCCTCCTCCAGACCACTACCCTacatccctcccccaccaacccctaCACGGGCAGTCAGTCTTTTATCTCATCTGTGTTTTGGAGTTTCAAGTAAAATTTTGGTTAGAAAAAGCAtcctactagaaaaaaaatttgaaaaaagctACACTATACAATTCAAGTTTCTTCTcataaacaactaaaaaaattatcaaagacaTTGTGCAATCactcttaaaattattaaaatttaagtctGGTTTTTTTCATGCCAAAAAGTATacattaagtatatataaaactACTTCAATAGTAACTGCTGACGAATCAAACTGATTCAACTAAAGAATACTTGAGATACTTTTGAtgaaattaattagttaaatttGTTCTAAAGATATTCCTACATAGattcataataattattattattacagaatTATTATTAAGTCCCAGTACTATAGAAACAGTATTAAAGCTGTAATTAATACAAAGAACACTTTAGAACAGCTTTGCATattaagaaattacattttaaaaaaacaaacaatcctctCTGTATTGTGAGGAAAGGAGGTGACAGCACAGTTGTAAATACACATCCTTGGCTGAGCAAGTTTTAGCTTGGCAGGGTtccaaagaaaggaggaaaggaagcaagcaaagcaagcaagaaagaaaacatggtcGGGGAGGACTGCACTATAGACACAAGAttaagaagttttgtttttccattcttgaGGACTGAGTGAGATACAGAATAAAAGGGCTCTTTCAGATATGGTAAGAGACGAGCCTCTGctcctgagaaataaaataatgggcTAGAAATCCATGAGAGCTCTGTCCAAACTGCATCACAGATTTTCATGATCCTCTCTGTAGTTCTTCAGCAGCAGCTATTATCGGCTAGACTTACATTTATTCTTAGCTTTTATCTTGGTGCCTCCAATGTGGACATTCCTTAATGTCTATTTACTCTGTTGGATTCACAGTGATTTTAGCATGACAGCAAAAGGGGCGCAAGTAAAACAGGGAGACAGTGATCCCAATCCAAAGGAGGGGCACAAACCTGCGGGCGCACACTCATGCTGAACTATCAAGAGAATAGGACATCATCTGGCCCATTaaatccttctcttccttcatgCTTGCATTTTTTAACGGAATAGTATGTGCTGGCAAAATCTTGGGCAGAGGCAAGCCTGGCCAATGCCAGTTTCCTTGTTTAGAAAAATGCCGTGACTTTCTTAGCTGTCATTCATAAAGAGGAATGTCTACCGTTCAGAAAATCCAactcggggtggctcagtcattaagaaaatCCAAACTCATCAAATAGATTAATGAGTGATCACGAAAGGATTTAGAGGGGGCTTCCTTAAAACagaaatcttgttttttaaaatgatgtttgacttaaatttcttttcctagAGTCCATTTAACATACAATGTGAAACAGAACATTAGTTCATAAAACCGAGTTGCTTAAAAGAATTCACCCAAGTCATTCTAGCCTTTATTAAGATAACTCTATGCAAATCTCAAATTCTAGACAATGAGTAAGAGTTAGCCATACCTAGCCAGGATCAAGAAGGGACAATTTCCTATATGTAGGATaacaataaaattctaatttggagaaattataaaaaaatcattaattttttactttttggaatgGTTTACAGCTTCACTAAGGAATAGTTTAGACATTCTGAAGTCAAGAGTTCtgagaaaatataacaaatactATAAATAAGGGAAGATCAAAAACCACCTAATTCAtgagtaaaacttaaaaatactttcctaTTAGAACCAATATTTAGCATTCCTTCCTTCAAAACAACAACGGAGTCAGCAGTGGGGACTGTACAGCAGGATGGCTGGAGACCAGCCCACTCCCATCAGCCATggccctcctccctctggctTTAGAACAGGCTTACGCAGTCCAGAGTATCCTTCTCGCAagatccctcctccccacccaccagacTCACAGGGGTTAAGAGCAGAGTAACTGCATTTTGAAGCACTGACCAGTTCTTCTGTAGTGAAGCTAGAGAACGGAGCATGAGGTCATAAAGCCCGGGTTTTACTGTCACCTCTACCAGCGATCTCTCTTTGTAAGAATGTAAGCGTTTTTGCACCTGCTTGAACATTTGTAAAACAGAcattgctcagtcagttaagggtttgTCTTGAtttccaactcaggtcatgatctcagggtcctgggatcgaaccccacatcaggctcctgactcagggggagtctgcctgagattctctccctctacccctcccctcacacgcatgcatgcactctctctctttttctctaatgaataaagaaatcttaaaaaaaaaaaaaaaaagaaaaaagaaagaaagaaaaggaagtggtgTTGGTTCCAAttccccagggttctggggaCTAAATGACAAAAATTCTTAGCAAAACTGGAATCAAAAGGTTCACATGCAAAATTCTACTGTCAGTTCCTTCATGCACACACCCTCAATGATGCAGTACCACCCAATGATGAGTTTAATCTCTGAGGTTTGTTTCACAAGAAATATTGATCAGAATGGTCTCTATGTACCCACAGTAGTCTACAAGTCTACAGAAATGATCCATGAAGAAGGAATCTGTCTACACAGGCAGGATACAATATACTTGGGCTTCAATAAGGCAGGCCCCTGAACCTCTAGCCCTATCATTCCGTGCTCAATTTTCATGCTCCTGGAGTCCACACTCCCTGATGTGAATATGTAAATCACTCATGCATTCAAGACTCTACTAAGTGTTCACATCATCGATAGACTGATGACGTCCAAATGTGGATCTCCAGCTCAGATTCTCCTGAGTTCCTGCCTCATTTTTACCAACCATCTCTCTACTCCTGCCCACTGATATCGCTCATGCCCCAGTGAACTTTGGACAGGCCCTatccacccctctccccacccagcctTCCCATTTTGTACCTAGCGTCACTATTCACAACGCTGCTGAAGGTAAAAACTGGAAaggctctcttcctctccttacgCCCCACTTCCTCTCCACCACTTCACAAAGCATCAGAGGTAAATACTGTCCATGCTCCTCCTAGAGGAGACCCCAAATCCACccacttttctccatcttcagGAGCACCATTCCTGCTCAAGCCACCATCCTCTCGTGCCTAGAAGAGTCTCTTCTTGTCTACTTTTGCTGCCTCTGTTTTTTGGCCCTTTCTCTACACAAGAGCGATCTTACAAACATAACTTCGATCATATCACTCCCTTAACTTAAAACCTCAGCTACTTAAAACCTCAGACTCTCAGCTCCATTGTAACTAAAACCCAGTTCCTTATTCTGCCCCTTCAGGGCCTTCACAGTTTGGTCCctggctgcctgcctctccgaaCCCGTGCTGGGCCACTCTCCTCACTGACCCCATCCAGCCAAGTTGATATTCTTACAGGTACTCCAGTGTTCCATGATGACTCCTTTTCCCCAGGACCTTTAATTACCCAGGTTAGTACCTCTACACGAGCGTATAGGAGGAGGCATCTGTATATAGATGCTTCCTTCCCATCCTTCAGGTCTCAATGAAGTGGCATCTTCCAAGAAAGGTCCTCCCTGACCACCTACACTAAAGTGGAATCTCCATTTTCATGTCTTCGCAACATCCTGTTTAAATCCttaacaccatttttttaaatgatttgtaactatatatttactttattacCTAATATCTTATTTCGTGTACAGTAGGCATTTTAACTTTTtcactgaatgaattaatgaggAAAACACCTTAGGCAAGGCTAACCACAACCATTTTCTACTGGCAAATATAAGATGCGATAAAAAAAGATCTTACCTtgtcaacttttttctttttaacagggGGGTCAAACCTATCATTGATTCCAAAATACTGAGTAAGCTCCTTCCACTGGGTTTCACTTGAGGTCTGTTCACTGCAAGACAGACAATAACttatttttagtgcttttaaTTGGTTACTACAATTATAAATCATAAAAACTAGTTCTTATGTTTAAGAGGTAAGAAGTTCAACTATTGGTACAAGTTTTACAATATTATCTAGAATAGATAATAATAGAGTAAGTAGATATTTTACCTATTCATTCATAGAACCTACCTATGagtctcttcctcattcttcaaTTTACCTGAAAAGAATTCACAAAGTGTCAATACctgaatattcatttatttcaaaattaatgtttattaaaaactgCTGAGCTCAATCATTCACAATTTAACATTAGcaatacttaaaattaaatgaaaacaaaacacctttccTGGAgcgtttccttttcttccttctgaatcCTGAAGTTGAGGTTTTCTGTTCAGCATGTTTTTTATGCAATTCTTGAAATTtctatataaaagttaaaaaaaagagaaaaagtagtaaatatattttgaagcaaagcatatattcaaaaattacaaacatgtgataaaaatatattttagcatttataaaaatacaaatttaacaaaagtaGTTCAGTTCTTCTTGAGATACCCTATTTTCCAAGATTCTTTGACAACCTgattttttatcttcatttattttgacataagTCAATCTGATTAGCTGAGAGTAAATTTCGATGATTCATACAGATGACAAAGAGATCAAATTAAAACAGAAGCTCATGTATTATGTTGAGCAAAGTAGCTAATCCTACTAAAtgttttacttcctctttttataaaacACACAACCAAGATGAGAGTAAGTATCTGAGTGCCCAGTGAGCTGACCACAAACCCAGAGTATTCTGAGTCAATCTTCCCTACCTCCCAAGTAGAGGCAGGCACTCTGACCCTGGCAGAGACAGGAGcgtgcacaaacacacatgcacaggctTTAATAAGAACACATCAGAGGAAACCTACATGCCACATATTTAAGGGAATTCCAGAGGGGCACTCTTTGTATGCATTTACATTTGCCTCTGCCCCAGGTTTTGGTCCATCATTTTGGCAATCTGAGATCTCTGTTTTTGTAATggccccatcttctttatcttcctgCAAGTTAAGTCCAGAGTTCTCTAATGGGGCTTCATCTTCAGAATTCAACTCAACATCACTTTCATTTAGGCCAGGAGGTAGCAGCCCACTCCACATCTTTtcttctgaagagaaaaaaaatgaatttagacatACAAAGTGGACATGGAAAGGAATTTAAAACCCCAAGAGTGTAGTAATTATCCCAATGGTTTGGGAACAGTCCatctagacttttttcttttaatctaaaatCACATGTATCTTccatattaaaagaattaaaatatttgcttgtacgaaataagtcaatcagagaagacaattatcatatgatctctctgatatgaagaatttgagaggcagggtgggaggtctgggggacagggaaggaaaaaatgaaaaagataggatcaggagggagacaaaccataagagactcttaatctcacaaacaaactgagggttgctggggggtgggggggggtagggagatggtggtggggttatggacattggggagggtatgtgctatggtgagtgcgaaatgtgtaagcctgatgattcacagacttgtacccctgggggcaaataatacattatatgtcaataaaaataattaaataaaaaaatttgcttGTATGAGATGTTTTAAAGAGTACAAAGTAGTTAATTTGTTACAAGACAAACTTACAGATGAATGACTTAAAGAAAATAGGACCTGGATTCtctaatatatatagataattttgtctaaaaaaagtaaattcgGTAAAAGCATTCATTGTTTTAGGAACCTAACAATATATACGTCACACAattcaatatttataatattatatttcaagCTATcataatcaaaaaagaaaacaaagtccgATGTTTCACTGGTATTGAAATGAACTTTCAGGGGACTTACTGCCAAAGGAGTACAAAAACAATTATGCAAAGGAAAATTTTTAGGCTGTGCAAGTAGTTTGAGGAAAGCATGGTGGTAAAAAGAATGTCCTAGTTTTAAATTTTACGAGTGACTGCTAAAATACCAAAtggaaaattaaatgttaatCCTAACAATTTAACAAAAAGATACAGCTTTTTTGAGTAACAATATCGTGTTTAGGAAACTGCGGTTCAAGTTCAGGATAATATTTATCATTAGCTATCTGGCCCACAGGTAGAGGGAATATTAACTACTGTTAAGTTTATCAAAAATGACCTTTAAAATTGGGAGTTATAATCATTTGCTAAAATAATAATGGAGTACATTTTCAATATTAATCACATGGCACATGTATCGACTCAAAACCACTTCATTCAAAAGATGCGTAAATAAGAGAAGTCAGTTATACTGCCTGCTCATGATTTACCTGAAGGAATAAAATGCAAGGATGGAAATTTTTGCAGACTTTTCTGCGCTCTATTGTGGTTAACCTAATGAGAAAACCACCACCATTGTCTCTGAGACAAAGGCATCACGGGATTTTGCATTAATCTGAATAATGGATTCCAGATACCCGTTCAGGATCTCCTCCCAGATCCGAAGAATCAGATCTTATTTTTGGCAGTATGGATCCCAGCCTCCTGAGCTGTTAGCCCTCTAAAACCACCTCACCAAAATACTCTTTTGGCTTTTTAAGAAGGGCTCTGACATCTACCTGCTTCAGCTGTAATCCTGACCCTATCATATACTAGCAGTATGCAGAAATCATTTTTACCACCTCTGACCCTCAGGTTTTTTCTGCTGTAATACAAGGATAATTATATTGCGTACAGGGctattctgagaattaaatgagataagctATGAAAACACTCACCACAATGTTTAGGAGGTTCTAGGGGCTTGATCAATGCCGAGCTCTTTTCGCTATTAGTATTTCTGTGgccatgtattatatttttatcatttctgttaTGGGTGGCAGCATTCACAAGGTAGTTTTGAAGTTTCTAAGTTTGAGGTGCATTCACTTAGCAATTGATCCAAATCATTTACCTCCCTGATTTCCAAAGTCTAACATAAGTTTCTGTAAAAAAATATTGGAGTCTGGTTTTCTGAATGGAGCAATAAAACCAGATTCAGGAAGACAATGGAGCCTAAGTGTCAAGGCTCCTCTTTTGCACAGGTCTTTCCAAAGCATTATACCCAATTTCTATTTAgaatttgtattcctttttttaaagaggagacCCAACATAATATAAGTTTCAACCATAAAACCTGGACCCATGCCTAAACCTAGACTGAGGATTTTAATAGTCGGAATGGGTAAACTTTAGATACTTTGTTAGCACAAAAGACATCATGTGAAATATGCCAATATTGAAAAACGAATGTTATGccatcaataaaaatatttttactgttctGAGGAGTAGATGGAGGGGGAATGATAATAAGCTTCAACATGACTTTGCCACTGACAAATAATAAGCCTTTAGGCTCATTATCCATTTCAGAACTTAAGGACAGTAACACATTTCAGATTCAGTGTTCTTAGCAAAATTGGGGTTCTATGTTTGAAACCAGTTTCTTTTCCCTGTCCATAGCAGCCTGTGCATggccactgtgtgccaggctctcttTAAGGCATGAAGACAGGCAAAAATATCTAAGGGAACCGGCATTCTACACACATGGCAAGTGTCTGTCCATCAGCAGCCAAGTACCACTTGGCCCAGACTTCCGTTGTGGCTGCTAGTGAAAGGCATGTGCCTCTCTGATGCGCACAGTTCTGCTGCTCCACACTGCTCTAGCATCCCTACAGGGTGTGTCTGTGCTCTGGGCACCCACATGAGCCTCACCCTGAGGAACACTCTCTGGTGTCCTGGAGTCACCTGTCCCCATCagcttttaagcattttttaatcacattttggACCTTCTCAAAATCATCTATTTTTAGCTCTTGTTGCTGTGGCATGAAGTACTGTTTTCAGTATGACACTGGCTAGTATGATAATTTCTTGTGTGTGCCCATGGAAAAatgaagaactaaaataaattttagaaagcagATTCTACATCCAAATCCATAAAGGCAATATTCAAATAATACGTCTGAACTCAATCCCTGAATATCGTTCAAGTGGCGTGCCATTCTCCTGTgactgcaaacacacacacacacacatatacacacgagGGCAACCCCATGGTCACCGAAAAACACAGATAACTCACCGAGAAGACTGCAAAGTGGAGCTGCCCACGTGAGCAGCAGCTCAACTGTAAATCAGCCAATATGGAGTGGCTgctttgtgacttgctttgggcTCACGTTTGAAAACACTCTGAATTCACAGTATATACATGTCACTCATACATTACCAACTGTACTATGGTACCAACTGGTACTAGGTTAGGCCTCGTGTTCACTTGTTTTGGCTGCTCTTAAAGAGGATTCTCTAATTCTCTGAAATGTCTCTTACCCTATGCCTTTATTCTAAAGCAAATCATTCCAAATTACCctttaaatgtgaaaattattCAGCCATTCTCAAGAGATGTGATGTACCAGTCAGATGCAATACTGGTTAAACCCCAATACCCCAGAGGATAAGGGTTCTCTCCTCAACCCCGCTACCACAGCTTTCTACAGATTTCTAGTTTTCAGTCAGACTGCATGTCAGACAAAACACCTGAAAGATGCTCTGGAGAAAGCCAAGGAGACCCCAGTTACACAGAAgcagaatcagaaagaaaaacaaagcaagtcaATGATGTATCTGGCATATACACAATGTCACATATAAACAAGATGACAGAAATTCTTTTACCGTTAATCCCTACAACGACCCTTCCACTAGAAATTACTATCTAAACCCCttgtacaggtgaggaaactgactTGCCTAAGGCATTGTGATCCACttattttacaaaaacagaacTCTAGGGCATCAACTTATTAACTTTTAGAGGATGCAATTTAAGTAGTAATATATTCTTGGAGACAAAGACTTGAGAGTGGGTCTAAAGAATGACTCTAGCctctaattttgttaaaattttgcttcagaaaaaaaatgtcttactCTTTAAAAGCAGAAACTTAGGTAAGATCCTATactaaatgtatacataaaaatgacATGGGGTAATAATGTCTCATTTTCTGGAAGATCAGGCGACTGCCTACAACCAAAACCCAATCTGAGCAGTTTAATGGGTAAATGCCTCCTGTCACTACTATTCCAGAATTTCAACTCCACTTTCACTATACGAAGCTGTCTTCTCATATTTTGTATTCAATTAGAATAATCACAGAAACCTGAATTTTGTCTGATCTGAATTTAATCCCAACCTGTATAATAACCATAAACCACCATCCACCCACCATCATGTTAAATAATTCACACAATAGTCAGTTTCCATGACTCGGAATTACCTAACTAAAATACTTTCAAGCATGTATCAACCTTCATGTAAAAGTCCCATTCATGAAATATGTTGTCTTTTCTCAAAAAGATAAACTGAATCAGAGGCCTGACTTCGAATTAAGCTCCCAGTCTGATTACCCAAACTATTTACTTGGCAGGAgtttgtatgtatgcatatgttcCAATAAAAGACCGTGTTCGGTCAGGGCCTGGAAAACACGTCCCAAGGCCCTGCACGGGAAGATTTCCACTTAACCAATAACATTTCGAGGCTCACTTTAAGGCGGATGCCGCCGCGAGAATACTTACAAGGTTCAAGACTGCAAGAGGGTGGCTCTAGAAGGGTACACCGCTTCCCGCCTGCGGCACGACCCGGAACTCGGCAGACTCGCCGGCGGCAGGGCCACACTCCGACCCCCCAGCGGGAAGCACCCCCTCCGGAGCACAGAACTAAGCGCCGCAGATTCGGGTGCAGGACGTCTAGCCCGCTGACACTCCCCGTAACTGCAGCTCTTCCCCGGGCTACAGCACTTGTAAACCGGAGGCTGTTTCCCCAGTCGAAAGCCTCTTCACCCTCTCTCTTTGGCCGGGGTGGGACGGAGAACCCCTCTCCCACCAACAGGCTTCGGGAAGGCGCTACGTCCCTTCCAAGCGAAGCAGAGAGCGACCAGCCCTACGAATGCTTCCGTGGGCCTAGCCGGGAGCTCTGCCGGCTCGGCCGTGAGGCCGCCCACACCTGCTCACTGGCTCCCTGCACCCGGCCCTCCCGAACCCGCCAAGTCGGAGGTCGGGGCGGCCGGGAAGCAGCCCGGCTATCGGCAGTACTCACCCGTCGGGAGCCGGCCGCTCGGCCGCCATCTTAAGACCCCGCCAACACCGCGCCTTCCCATTGGCTCCGGCATCTCAGCCAATGGACGGGGGCCGTTCTGGCCCCAGGGTCGTCATGGCAACCGACCGCGCTTAGCTCCGCTTTCAGATCTGTTTGCAGCGCCAGATTcgttctttctgcttcttttctctcactgtttccccctttcttctggacatttttaaaggctttgtTCTCTTCCCCATTCCCCGCTTCTCGCTGGTTTTGGGAATGAGGAAACTGCTGGCTTAGACCTTGAACTGAGTTCATTCCACCTAGGCGGGAGGTTCGCTGTAGATGCTCTATAGGCTCTTAAAGGAATATTTCCATTCCTTCAGCCTTATACCCctcactccctcttccctccctccctcccttccttcctcttttccttctgtacATATTTATGGAGCAGGCACCCTGCCAGCCTCTGCTTAGCGGAGAACAGTCCCGACTCCTGCTCTCCTGGTGCTTACCATCTGCTACACTGATTAGATGTGTGGCCTTGACTAAAAGCTTATTGAGCCCCCTTTCCGTGACAGCCACTGGTTCGGGTCCCgaggaggggtttgggggagcatagaaaataagagaaaaaaggtgCTATGAAGAATACAAAGCAGAATAATGTAATAGTGATGAGAGTGCGGGCGATTTTTAGAAATGCTTCCACTTTCCGAAATAGTGCTCTATAATAATGATAAGACCACTTTCCTATCCTCGTGaggatgtgaaaagaaaatacacatagaGTCCTTAACACATCATCTTGCCTATAGTAATTTTAGTCTTAGCTACTTGTTACTGTTGTTAACATTATAATGTCTTTCTTTGAAGCATTCTGAAAATGTGTAAGAATTTTTGCACTGCACTCTAATATATCATGATTTAGTGTAAACAGATGTTTAAGCTTATTAGCTTAAACATCTGTTTACCCCCAGGGTCTCCCAGAGGGATATGCCAGGTTTATGGCATAGATTTCTGTAATCTCAGAATCACAATAAAACCCGAACTGACAAGATCAGGTCACACAAGtccttctcctgctgaccttctCTGATTCTAAAATAGAAGCAGACTGAGTGACTTCAGGATCTGTGTGAAAGTCTCGAGTGACTTCAGGATCTGTGTGAAAGTCTCCTGGCCAACTGTGTCCAGGTCTCAAATAGCATTTTTCCCCAATCCAAATCTTTAACAAGTCAGGCAGTTAAAGAAAGGATGTAAGTAAAAGTGCTGCTATGGTTAATGCATTTGGGCCTCTTCATTACTGTCTTAACGTGCTCacgctaccataacaaaatactgggtggcttaaacaatagaaattaatttcaCACAGTTCTAAAGATTGGAAACTCTAGGATCAAGGTGCTGACAAGTTTCATTCAGGACCCTGTTCTCTTGGCTTGTAGGCAGCAGTCCTGCTGTGTGCTCCCAGGATCCCTTCCTGTTGTGTTTGCAGAGAAAGAACGTGTGCACAGGAGAAAGCTATGTGGTGCCTcgtcttataaggacactaatcctagaggatcagggccccacccttatgacctcatatAACTTTAATTAATTCCTCGTAGGGCCCGTGTCCAAATGTAGCCACAATGGGGAGTTAGAGTTTTAACAAAACAATTTGGGGGTACAGTAAACATTTGGTTCATAACAAACGCTATTGGTGGAAGTGTGACCAGAGCGGAGGAAGAGAACACAGAGGGGGAAGAATTGAGACACAGGGTAGAAGGGAAGGGATGTTGACCTGTTTAAGAACTGCTTCTGCACATAGTCTTTCAGGGTACTCATTTTTCAGCACATATAAATGTACAaaggacagaggagaaatatAATTAATCCCAAGACCCATAAACACCGGGTTTCATATTAAAAGTTTtggaaagggcgcctggg
Proteins encoded in this region:
- the FAM204A gene encoding protein FAM204A isoform X1; amino-acid sequence: MPEPMGRRGVGGVLRWRPSGRLPTEEKMWSGLLPPGLNESDVELNSEDEAPLENSGLNLQEDKEDGAITKTEISDCQNDGPKPGAEANVNAYKECPSGIPLNMWHKFQELHKKHAEQKTSTSGFRRKKRKRSRKGKLKNEEETHSEQTSSETQWKELTQYFGINDRFDPPVKKKKVDKSGLEKSIDQAVEEWNIEKAEELSNQLATRELGVKIAKAVACHNFVKAKKDAENSQVARKKKKLAWGFEAKKRWETKSNMGYM
- the FAM204A gene encoding protein FAM204A isoform X2, with product MPEPMGRRGVGGVLRWRPSGRLPTEEKMWSGLLPPGLNESDVELNSEDEAPLENSGLNLQEDKEDGAITKTEISDCQNDGPKPGAEANKFQELHKKHAEQKTSTSGFRRKKRKRSRKGKLKNEEETHSEQTSSETQWKELTQYFGINDRFDPPVKKKKVDKSGLEKSIDQAVEEWNIEKAEELSNQLATRELGVKIAKAVACHNFVKAKKDAENSQVARKKKKLAWGFEAKKRWETKSNMGYM
- the FAM204A gene encoding protein FAM204A isoform X3, with product MWSGLLPPGLNESDVELNSEDEAPLENSGLNLQEDKEDGAITKTEISDCQNDGPKPGAEANVNAYKECPSGIPLNMWHKFQELHKKHAEQKTSTSGFRRKKRKRSRKGKLKNEEETHSEQTSSETQWKELTQYFGINDRFDPPVKKKKVDKSGLEKSIDQAVEEWNIEKAEELSNQLATRELGVKIAKAVACHNFVKAKKDAENSQVARKKKKLAWGFEAKKRWETKSNMGYM